In Bacillus rossius redtenbacheri isolate Brsri unplaced genomic scaffold, Brsri_v3 Brsri_v3_scf914, whole genome shotgun sequence, a single window of DNA contains:
- the LOC134545993 gene encoding uncharacterized protein LOC134545993, whose protein sequence is MGLQEGAVIALSRSSPLHNHEPDLSIKESYKLRAVLKARSKMETTSLREIFFSEAKRNSDGADKNPYATVRRCMERARRELFPPITEDLREFCNILDGRTWADLYSPNHEKQLAHKVVETDNGQITAIVFANDTFLQFLSENPTERREVSFDATFKVVPRRPSGFCQLMTAVVYFQDIGFPIFFALMTKRTQEAYVAVLDIFHQKTSAWEIVAVSSDFEKGLVNAIITRYPNAEFHGCWYHCCQAIWRMVMKTGLVEDCKNNDDMKRAIKMLMALAHLPATRGAPHDDAVPAYDIADGLEAILIFIHEKNLEEKLANLIEYFQNYWMARVTPRCFSVFNLPRRTNNALESFHALVLSIMGPHANVWKFLVHLSDLSNMYFSEFKALVEGKTIRRQKPQNTNTQNLRKIIGKLVSREFSVTEFLRKAAHTVDGAYNTLQTQNARAEATEAYQASEDEDDPEDVIPRALRNVPAEVEELLPEDPEPDQRTHMTCKVCLLNPLTHLVYPCGHFVLCENCVIGLRENQSPFVTLKCPVCRSECGDIVRVFFA, encoded by the exons ATGGGTCTTCAGGAAGGCGCAGTTATTGCTCTGTCCAGAAGCAGTCCACTGCACAACCATGAACCGGACCTGAGCATTAAAGAATCATACAAACTGCGTGCAGTTCTTAAGGCAAGATCAAAAATGGAAACCACCTCTCTTCGCGAAATCTTTTTTTCCGAGGCGAAAAG AAATTCTGATGGTGCAGATAAAAATCCTTATGCAACAGTGCGGAGGTGTATGGAAAGAGCAAGACGTGAGCTATTTCCACCAATTACGGAGGATTTGCGGGAGTTCTGCAATATTTTGGACGGCAGAACCTGGGCAGATCTGTACAGCCCCAACCACGAAAAACAACTTGCCCACAAAGTCGTAGAAACTGACAATGGACAAATCACTGCAATTGTTTTTGCTAATGATACCTTCCTTCAATTCCTTTCGGAAAATCCAACCGAACGTCGTGAGGTATCATTTGACGCTACCTTCAAAGTAGTCCCCCGAAGGCCGAGCGGCTTTTGTCAACTGATGACAGCGGTGGTATACTTTCAAGACATA GGATTTCCGATTTTCTTCGCCTTGATGACCAAACGGACTCAAGAAGCATACGTTGCTGTCTTAGACATATTCCATCAGAAGACATCTGCTTGGGAAATTGTGGCTGTATCGTCAGATTTTGAAAAAGGACTTGTTAATGCCATTATAACCAGATATCCGAATGCAGAGTTCCATGGGTGTTGGTACCATTGCTGCCAG GCTATTTGGAGAATGGTCATGAAAACTGGTCTAGTGGAGGACTGCAAGAACAATGACGACATGAAGAGGGCTATAAAAATGTTGATGGCACTAGCCCACTTGCCTGCAACAAGAGGAGCCCCACATGACGATGCTGTTCCTGCCTACGACATTGCTGACGGATTAGAGGCAATCCTAattttcatacatgaaaaaaatttggaagaaaaGTTGGCAAATTTGATCGAATATTTTCAAAACTACTGGATGGCTAGAGTGACGCCCCGATGCTTTTCTGTCTTCAATCTACCAAGAAGAACAAATAATGCGTTGGAATCTTTCCACGCTCTAGTTTTGTCAATAATGGGCCCACATgcaaatgtgtggaaatttttAGTTCACCTGTCTGACTTGAGCAACATGTACTTTTCGGAATTCAAAGCTCTTGTAGAAGGAAAGACTATTAGAAGACAGAAACCACAGAACACCAACACGCAGAATTTGCGAAAAATCATAGGAAAATTAGTATCGCGAGAATTTAGCGTCACTGAATTCCTGCGCAAAGCTGCGCACACAGTTGATGGCGCATATAACACTTTGCAAACTCAGAATGCGAGAGCAGAAGCTACTGAGGCTTATCAAGCATCGGAGGATGAGGACGATCCCGAAGATGTCATACCAAGAGCACTTCGGAATGTGCCAGCAGAAGTAGAAGAGCTTTTGCCTGAAGATCCAGAACCAGACCAAAGAACACACATGACGTGTAAGGTTTGTCTTCTCAACCCATTGACTCACCTGGTATATCCTTGCGGACATTTCGTGTTATGTGAGAACTGTGTAATCGGCCTGAGAGAGAACCAATCTCCATTTGTAACACTAAAGTGTCCGGTATGCCGCTCTGAGTGTGGCGATATTGTGCgtgttttttttgcttaa